A genomic stretch from Lysobacter soyae includes:
- a CDS encoding M28 family peptidase yields MRKSNLSWALLVALGLPLSSAAFAAETHIPDEVVKDATTLRDRALNDDTAWAIVESLTTEVGPRLAGSEGDARAVAWAKAKFKALGYDKVWTQDVTFPKWERRSEHGEVLGHSSQALALTALGGSPGGTVQGEVVRFDSLKALQAVAPGSLKGKIVFVDVPMPRARDGHGYGVGASVRRRGPGAASRAGAIGYVMRPAGTDWHRNVHTGMTGYDDQTPIPAASLSNNDADQLARLVALGKTEIKLALDCGFNGTYTSQNVIGEITGSGKPDDIVALGAHLDSWDLGTGAIDDGGGIALTMAAGHLIKQMKTRPIRTIRVIAFANEEQGLWGGRVYAESQKDKIRRHQMVMESDSGPGIIYAFGGSWGTEAEKAVKQMYDVIAPLGIAYTPQQGNAESEMELMQGSGAAAAAFAHDASRYFDLHHTPNDTLDKIDPKALQQNTAAYAAVALMAANADGSLGSGPALVKAKP; encoded by the coding sequence ATGCGCAAATCGAATCTTTCATGGGCGCTGCTTGTCGCGCTCGGTCTGCCGCTCTCCTCAGCGGCGTTTGCAGCAGAAACACACATTCCCGACGAGGTGGTGAAAGACGCCACCACCCTGCGCGATCGCGCATTGAACGATGACACCGCATGGGCCATTGTCGAATCGCTGACGACCGAAGTCGGTCCGCGTCTGGCCGGCAGTGAGGGCGATGCGCGCGCAGTCGCTTGGGCGAAAGCGAAATTCAAGGCCCTCGGCTATGACAAGGTCTGGACGCAAGACGTCACGTTTCCGAAGTGGGAGCGTCGAAGCGAACATGGCGAAGTGCTCGGGCATTCGTCGCAAGCACTGGCATTGACGGCCTTGGGCGGAAGTCCCGGCGGCACCGTTCAAGGTGAAGTGGTGCGCTTTGACTCACTGAAAGCGTTGCAAGCGGTTGCGCCCGGCAGCTTGAAAGGCAAGATTGTGTTTGTCGACGTGCCGATGCCGCGCGCCCGTGACGGCCACGGCTATGGCGTGGGCGCATCGGTACGACGTCGCGGTCCGGGCGCGGCATCGCGCGCCGGCGCGATCGGTTATGTGATGCGACCCGCCGGCACCGACTGGCATCGCAATGTGCATACCGGCATGACCGGTTATGACGATCAGACGCCGATTCCGGCCGCTTCGCTCAGCAACAATGATGCCGACCAGTTGGCGCGCTTGGTGGCACTGGGCAAAACCGAGATCAAGCTCGCACTCGACTGCGGATTCAACGGCACCTATACCTCGCAAAATGTCATCGGTGAAATCACCGGTAGCGGCAAGCCCGATGACATCGTCGCGCTGGGTGCACATCTAGATTCCTGGGACCTCGGCACCGGCGCCATCGACGACGGCGGCGGCATCGCGTTGACCATGGCCGCGGGCCACTTGATCAAGCAAATGAAAACACGACCGATTCGCACGATTCGCGTCATTGCTTTCGCCAATGAGGAACAGGGCCTGTGGGGCGGACGTGTTTACGCCGAATCACAGAAGGACAAGATCCGCCGACATCAGATGGTGATGGAGTCCGACTCTGGCCCGGGCATCATCTATGCCTTCGGCGGCAGCTGGGGCACAGAGGCGGAAAAAGCGGTCAAGCAGATGTATGACGTGATCGCACCGCTGGGCATCGCCTACACACCGCAGCAAGGCAACGCCGAATCGGAAATGGAGCTCATGCAAGGCAGCGGCGCCGCGGCGGCCGCATTTGCCCACGATGCCAGCCGATACTTCGATTTGCACCACACGCCGAACGACACCTTGGACAAGATTGATCCCAAGGCCTTGCAACAAAACACCGCAGCTTACGCGGCGGTGGCCTTGATGGCGGCGAATGC
- the mscL gene encoding large-conductance mechanosensitive channel protein MscL produces MGMISEFKEFIAKGNVVDLAVGVVIGAAFGKIVTALVDGIVMPALSVMTGGVSFKDWKHVITPAVTDASGKETAAEVAIRYGEFIQVCIDFLLIAFVIFLFIKAYNRMRTPAADAAPPEDVLLLREIRDSLKK; encoded by the coding sequence ATGGGAATGATCAGCGAGTTCAAAGAGTTCATCGCCAAAGGCAACGTGGTCGATTTGGCGGTCGGTGTGGTGATTGGTGCGGCGTTCGGAAAAATTGTCACGGCGTTGGTGGATGGCATTGTGATGCCTGCACTTAGCGTCATGACCGGCGGCGTCAGCTTCAAAGACTGGAAACATGTCATCACCCCGGCCGTGACAGATGCCAGCGGCAAAGAGACCGCCGCGGAAGTCGCCATCCGCTATGGCGAATTCATCCAAGTGTGTATTGATTTCCTTCTGATTGCGTTCGTGATTTTCCTGTTCATCAAGGCCTATAACCGCATGCGCACGCCGGCGGCGGATGCCGCACCGCCGGAAGACGTGTTGTTGCTTCGCGAAATCCGCGATTCGCTGAAAAAGTAA
- a CDS encoding Rieske (2Fe-2S) protein — protein MNNHFPVAQFADGSVNEVEVDLNGEIESVIVHREGDTLRAWLNVCPHAGRRLDYAPGEFLKTPEGLLMCAVHGATFELGRGTCVGGPCLGAALTPVPVEQAADGAWVVATPVSVTP, from the coding sequence ATGAATAACCACTTCCCCGTCGCGCAGTTTGCGGACGGCTCTGTCAATGAAGTCGAAGTCGATCTGAATGGCGAGATCGAATCAGTGATCGTCCATCGCGAGGGCGACACCCTGCGCGCATGGCTCAACGTGTGCCCGCATGCCGGCCGTCGCCTCGACTATGCGCCCGGCGAATTCCTCAAAACGCCCGAAGGACTGCTGATGTGTGCGGTGCACGGTGCAACATTCGAACTTGGTCGCGGCACCTGCGTAGGCGGACCCTGTCTCGGTGCCGCATTGACGCCGGTGCCGGTCGAACAGGCCGCCGATGGCGCTTGGGTGGTCGCGACGCCCGTGTCGGTGACGCCCTGA